One segment of Prionailurus bengalensis isolate Pbe53 chromosome X, Fcat_Pben_1.1_paternal_pri, whole genome shotgun sequence DNA contains the following:
- the CCDC160 gene encoding coiled-coil domain-containing protein 160 — protein sequence MDARRKHWKENMFAPFFSAQDVLDEDSQPESSSEQMTLDKANRIEGLYNLSSRKFQEENKFKRKEFISQRNEKEQEPNLRGRKVNISKNEADTNSVSCESSNLDVVTEERVISMEHHSTWTTKELPTLPWHDTKKKFTEGMSPKLRLNLLNEELEELNMKCRKIEEEFENAEKELLNSKKEVCAKSLNFQDTGTEASKKDWELQALRNDLSERATNVQNLTEELQQAKEVIHRLSRENRDLKEAIRKLKRQTEIGNALLKEEMKLYYELEMEKIRGELDAIKNELRAEKTLQARNNRALELLRKHFASVTSSTLDSLTEEFF from the coding sequence ATGGATGctagaagaaaacactggaaggAGAATATGTTTGCTCCTTTTTTCAGTGCACAGGATGTTCTAGATGAGGATTCTCAGCCTGAATCGTCTTCTGAACAAATGACTTTAGATAAGGCCAATAGAATAGAAGGACTTTATAATTTGTCTAGTAGAaagtttcaagaagaaaataaatttaagaggaaagaatttatttctcaacgaaatgaaaaagaacaagaaccaaATTTAAGAGGGAGAAAGGTAAACATTTCAAAGAATGAAGCAGACACAAATTCCGTCTCCTGTGAATCATCTAATTTGGATGTTGTGACCGAAGAAAGGGTTATTAGCATGGAACATCATTCTACCTGGACTACAAAGGAATTACCAACCCTCCCGTGGCACGACACGAAGAAGAAATTTACTGAAGGAATGTCTCCAAAACTTCGCCTGAATCTTCTGAACGAAGAACTGGAAGAACTTAAtatgaaatgcagaaaaatagaagaggaatttGAAAATGCCGAAAAAGAACTCTTGAACTCCAAAAAAGAAGTCTGTGCAAAATCCCTGAATTTTCAGGACACGGGGACGGAAGCTTCAAAGAAAGACTGGGAACTCCAAGCTTTAAGAAATGACCTATCTGAAAGAGCAACAAACGTCCAGAACTTAACTGAAGAGCTCCAGCAAGCCAAAGAAGTCATCCACAGGCTGAGCCGAGAGAACAGAGATTTAAAAGAAGCCATCAGGAAACTAAAGCGTCAAACTGAGATTGGAAACGCACtcctgaaggaagaaatgaaactgtaTTATGAATTAGAGATGGAAAAGATCCGCGGGGAGCTGGATGCCATCAAGAACGAACTGAGAGCTGAGAAGACCCTGCAAGCAAGAAATAACAGGGCCCTGGAGTTGCTTAGGAAGCACTTTGCTTCCGTAACATCAAGTACCCTTGACAGCTTGACGGAGgagtttttttaa